The Entelurus aequoreus isolate RoL-2023_Sb linkage group LG11, RoL_Eaeq_v1.1, whole genome shotgun sequence genome includes the window catttcgcgatattgccatatttttgctgaaaggatttagtagagaaaatcgacgataaagttcgcaacttttgctcgctgataaaaaaaaagccttgcctgtagcggaagtagcgtgacgtcacaggagctagtattcctcacaattccccgttgtttacaatggagcgagagagattcggaccgagaaagtgatgattaccccattaatttgagcgaggatgaaagattcgtagatgaggaacgttacagtgaatgacttgagaggcagcgatggacgtatcttttttcgctctgaccgtaacttaggtacaagctggctcattggattccacactctctcctttttctattgtagatcacagatttgtattttaaaccacctgggatactatatcctcttgaaaatgagagtcgagaacgcgaaatggacattcagtgccttttatctccacgacaatacatcggcgaaacgctttagctacgagctaacgtgatagcatcttgctttaactgcatatagaaacaaaagaaataaacccctgactggaaggatagatagaaaatcaacaatactattaaaccgtggacatgtaaatacacggttaatgctttccaggctggcgaaggttaacaatgctgtgctaacgacgccattgaagctaacttagcaaccggactgcacagagctatgctaaaaacattagctctccacctacgccagccagccctcatttgctcatcaacacccatgctcacctgcgttccagcgatcggcagaaggacgaaggacttcacccgatgcgtttggcggcccggagacgtaggaagtcaaggtgaagtcggcggctagcgcggctagcgctccaacaaagtcctcctggttgtgttgctgtagtccgctgctaatacaccgatcccacctacaactgtcttctttgcagccttcattgttcattaaaaaaattgcaaaagatgtccagaatactgtggaattatgaaatgaaaacagagctttttgtataggattctacggggtaccataacttccgttactcggacttcgtcacgcgcatacgtcatcataccgcgatgtttcagccggatatttcccaggaattttaaaatgtcactttataagttaacccggccgtattggcatgtgttgcaatgttaagatttcatcattgatatataaactatcagactgcgtggtcgctagtggtggctttcagtaggcctttaatactccatttacatttggtgacttgaatatttaccaagtattagtcatattaatATTATAAGTACTGACGCAGATGAACTATTTACAGCGGcaccgtgatcacttcctgtgtgctgaTGTTTACATCCTGGAGTGCCCGTCAGTTTGTTGTAGATCAcaaatcatgcttctcacctggacagaaggtgGCCCTtgatataatctgacaagttgggacacatTGACAGCCACATAAGACCTGGAACTGGTGATAGGCCACATtctacaaaaaagtgcagttgccctttttAAAACTTCAGCTTTATTATGTGGACATGTACCAGAACATTCTGCAttctttattattgtacatgtaaCAGAACATACTGCATTATTATTGTACACGTACCAGAACATTCTGCAttctttattattgtacatgtacCAGAACATACTGCATTATTATTGTACACGTACCAGAACATACTGCATTATTATTGTACACGTACCAGAACATTCTGCATTCTTTATTATGTGTACATGTACCAGAACATACTGCATTATTATGTGTACATGTACCAGAACATACTGcattattattgtacatgtaCCAGAACATACTGCATTATTATTGTACACGTACCAGAACATTCTACATTCTTTATTATGTGTACACGTACCAGAACATACTGcattattattgtacatgtaCCAGAACATTCTGCATTCTTTATTATGTGTACATGTACCAGAACATACTGCATTATTATTGTACACGTACCAGAACATACTGCATTATTATTGTACACGTACCAGAACATACTGCATTATTATTGTACACGTACCAGAACATACTGCATTATTATTGTACACGTACCAGAACatactgtattattattgtacACGTACCAGAACATACTGCATTATTATTGTACACGTACCAGAACATACTGCATTATTATGTGTACACGTACCAGAACATACTGCATTATTATTGTACACGTACCAGAACATACTGCATTATTATTATACACGTACCAGAACATACTGCATTATTATTGTACACGTACCAGAACATACTGCATTATTATTATACACATACCAGAACATACTGCATTATTATTGTACACGTACCAGAACATACTGCATTATTATTGTACACGTACCAGAACATTCTACATTCTTTATTATGTGTACATGTACCAGAACATACTGCATTACTATTATACATGTACCAGAACATACTGCATTATTATTGTACACGTACCAGAACATTCTGCATTCTTTATTATGTGTACATGTACCAGAACATACTGCATTATTATTGTACACGTACCAGAACATACTGCATTATTATTGTACACGTACCAGAACATACTGCATTATTATTGTACACGTACCAGAACATACTGCATTATTATTGTACACGTACCAGAACatactgtattattattgtacACGTACCAGAACATACTGCATTATTATTGTACACGTACCAGAACATACTGCATTATTATGTGTACACGTACCAGAACATACTGCATTATTATTGTACACGTACCAGAACATACTGCATTATTATTATACACGTACCAGAACATACTGCATTATTATTGTACACGTACCAGAACATACTGCATTATTATTATACACATACCAGAACATACTGCATTATTATTGTACACGTACCAGAACATACTGCATTATTATTGTACACGTACCAGAACATTCTACATTCTTTATTATGTGTACATGTACCAGAACATACTGCATTACTATTATACATGTACCAGAACATACTGCATTATTATTGTACACGTACCAGAACATACTGCATTATTATTATACACATACCAGAACATACTGCATTATTATTGTACACGTACCAGAACATACTGCATTATTATTGTACACGTACCAGAACATTCTACATTCTTTATTATGTGTACATGTACCAGAACATACTGCATTACTATTATACATGTACCAGAACATACTGCATTATTATTGTACACGTACCAGAACATACTGCATTATTATGTGTACATGTACCAGAACATActgcattattattatacatgTACCAGAACATActgcattattattatacatgTACCAGAACATActgcattattattatacatgTACCAGAACATACTGCATTATTATGTTTTGGGACCAACAAgacaaaagcaaaccttttaatCCACATTACAAAAGATCTTTCCAATAACAAAAATATGTACAACTCCTGGATTCCATGACTCCGACAGTAAGTTTGCACAAAGTTGTGTTAAATCCAAATGATGGGAAAACAGACTTGTAAATTCTCCTGATGTCAACCACAATCCAGCATTGTTGAAGATCCTTAGACTCATCcctttctttgttttgtcttttgtAAGTGGTCCTGATTGGAGACTCGGGCGTGGGCAAAAGCAACCTGTTGTCTCGCTTCACCCGCAACGAGTTCAACCTGGAGAGCAAGAGCACCATCGGTGTGGAGTTCGCTACACGGAGCATCCAAGTGGAGGGCAAGACCATCAAGGCTCAGATCTGGGACACGGCCGGACAGGAGCGCTACAGAGCCATCACTTCTGCGTAAGGCACACCCACGTCAAATAAGAAGATCCAATACGAAAGCGGTAGTTGTCTTTACCACGCAGCTACTATCGCGGCGCCGTCGGCGCGCTCCTTGTCTACGACATCGCCAAGCACCTGACCTACGAGAACGCAGAGCGCTGGCTGAAGGAGCTCCAAGACCACGCCGACAACAACATCGTTATCATGCTGGTGGGAAACAAAAGCGACCTACGTCACCTCAGGGCGGTGCCCACGGACGAGGCCAAGGCCTTCGCAGGTAACTAGCTAACGCCAAGGAAGTAAGCAaactaagggttagggttagtagcGGTGCTATAATGTGCGTGTCTTTTTCACAGAAAAATATGGCTTGTCTTTTTTGGAGACGTCGGCGTTGGACTCGTCTAATGTGGAGCTTGCCTTCCAAACCATCCTCACTGGTGATTCTATCTTACCTCACTTTCTTCCTCTTCATTCTCATTCCATTCacaagtatttatttgtatattctTCAACTAGTGTTGCCAAACACTTTATAATCACACTtaccgggttagggttagggttagtaaaagtgtaaaagggttagggttagggtgtaaAAGTATGCTAGTCACTAGATGGTGGGAATAAAGTAGAAACTAGCCCGTGTAAAAGTATGCTAGTCACTAGATGGTGGGAATAAAGTAGAAACTAGCCCGTGTAAAAGTATGCTAGCCACTAGATGGTGGGAATAAAGTAGAAACTAGCCCGTGTAAAAGTATGATAGCCACTAGATGGTGGTAATAAAGTAGAAAATAGCCAGTGTAAAAGTATGATAGCCACTAGATGGTGGTAATAAAGTAGAAACTAGCCAGTGTAAAAGTATGCTAGCCACTAGATGGTGGGAATAAAGTAGAAACTAGCCCGTGTAAAAGTATGCTAGTCACTAGATGGTGGGAATAAAGTAGAAACTAGCCCGTGTAAAAGTATGCTAGCCACTAGATGGTGGGAATAAAGTAGAAACTAGCCCGTGTAAAAGTATGCTAGCCACTAGATGGTGGGAATAAAGTAGAAACTAGCCCGTGTAAAAGTATGCTAGCCACTAGATGGTGGGAATAAAGTAGAAACTAGCCCGTGTAAAAGTATGATAGCCACTAGATGGTGGTAATAAAGTAGAAAATAGCCAGTGTAAAAGTATGCTAGCCACTAGATGGTGGTAATAAAGTAGAAAATAGCCAGTGTAAAAGTATGATAGCCACTAGATGGTGGTAATAAAGTAGAAACTAGCCAGTGTAAAAGTATGCTAGCCACTAGATGGTGGGAATAAAGTAGAAACTAGCCAGTGTAAAAGTATGCTAGTCACTAGATGGTGGGAATAAAGTAGAAACTAGCCGGTGTAAAAGTATGCTAGCCACTAGATGGTGGTAATAAAGTAGAAACTAGCCCGTGTAAAAGTATGCTAGCCACTAGATGGTGGTAATAAAGTAGAAACTAGCCCGTGTACAAGTATGCTAGCCACTAGATGGTGGTAATAAAGTAGAAACTAGCCAGTGTAAAAGTATGCTAGCCACTAGATGGTGGTAATAAAGTAGAAACTAGCCCGTGTACAAGTATGCTAGCCACTAGATGGTGGTAATAAAGTAGAAACTAGCCCGTGTACAAGTATGCTAGCCACTAGATGGTGGTAATAAAGTAGAAACTAGCCAGTGTAAAAGTATGCTAGCCACTAGATGGTGGTAATAAAGTAGAAACTAGCCCGTGTACAAGTATGCTAGCCACTAGATGGTGGTAATAAAGTAGAAACTAGCCCGTGTACAAGTATGCTAGCCACTAGATGGTGGTAATAAAGTAGAAACTAGCCTGTGTAAAAGTATGATAGTCACTAGATGGTGGTAATAAAGTAGAAACATGTTGACATTAGTGCAGGGAATTTCCACACAGATGAATAGTGGAACTCTAATGGAGTGAATACCTCAACCTGACTTATAATAGTGGAACTCTAATGGAGTGAATACCTCAACCTGACTTATAATAGTGGAACTCTAATGGAGTGAATACCTCAACCTGACTTATAATAGTGGAACTCTGATGGAGTGAATACCTCAACCTGACTTATAATAGTGGAACTCTGATGGAGTGAATACCTCAACCTGACTTATAATAGTGGAACTATAATGGAGTGAATACCTCAACCTGACTTATAATAGTGGAACTCTGATGGAGTGAATACCTCAACCTGACTTATAATAGTGGAACTCTAATGGAGTGAATACCTCAACTTGACTTATAATAGTGGAACTCTAATGGAGTGAATACCTCAACCTGACTTATAATAGTGGAACTCTGATGGAGTGAATACCTCAACCTGACTTATAATAGTGGAACTCTAATGGAGTGAATACCTCAACCTGACTTATAATAGTGGAACTCTAATGGAGTGAATACCTCAACCTGACTTATAATAGTGGAACTCTAATGGAGTGAATACCTCAACCTGACTTATAATAGTGGAACTCTAATGGAGTGAATACCTCAACCTGACTTATAATAGTGGAACTCTGATGGAGTGAATACCTCAACTTGACTTATAATAGTGGAACTCTAATGGAGTGAATACCTCAACCTGACTTATAATAGTGGAACTCTAATGGAGTGAATACCTCAACCTGACTTAGCAACATTAGCTAACACTCTCCATCCCTCC containing:
- the rab11al gene encoding RAB11a, member RAS oncogene family, like isoform X2 is translated as MTGREDEYDYLFKVVLIGDSGVGKSNLLSRFTRNEFNLESKSTIGVEFATRSIQVEGKTIKAQIWDTAGQERYRAITSAYYRGAVGALLVYDIAKHLTYENAERWLKELQDHADNNIVIMLVGNKSDLRHLRAVPTDEAKAFAEKYGLSFLETSALDSSNVELAFQTILTAIYNIVSQRQMSGRSDSDFSPASNVVPITVEPTQNSSNKGMCCQNN
- the rab11al gene encoding RAB11a, member RAS oncogene family, like isoform X1; protein product: MSSPSGVYVLSFRRVFPLLPAAECTCCNIMVLIGDSGVGKSNLLSRFTRNEFNLESKSTIGVEFATRSIQVEGKTIKAQIWDTAGQERYRAITSAYYRGAVGALLVYDIAKHLTYENAERWLKELQDHADNNIVIMLVGNKSDLRHLRAVPTDEAKAFAEKYGLSFLETSALDSSNVELAFQTILTAIYNIVSQRQMSGRSDSDFSPASNVVPITVEPTQNSSNKGMCCQNN
- the rab11al gene encoding RAB11a, member RAS oncogene family, like isoform X3 translates to MVLIGDSGVGKSNLLSRFTRNEFNLESKSTIGVEFATRSIQVEGKTIKAQIWDTAGQERYRAITSAYYRGAVGALLVYDIAKHLTYENAERWLKELQDHADNNIVIMLVGNKSDLRHLRAVPTDEAKAFAEKYGLSFLETSALDSSNVELAFQTILTAIYNIVSQRQMSGRSDSDFSPASNVVPITVEPTQNSSNKGMCCQNN